From the Rhinolophus sinicus isolate RSC01 linkage group LG02, ASM3656204v1, whole genome shotgun sequence genome, one window contains:
- the E2F7 gene encoding transcription factor E2F7, translating into MEVNCLTLKDLINPRQPRLDFATEDGENAQKENIFVDPSRMAPKTPIKNEPIDLSKQKIFTPERNPITPVKLVDRQQAEPWTPTANLKMLISAASPDIRDREKKKGLFRPIENKDNAFTDSLQLDVGDSAMDVFQKRRPSRKQKSLGLLCQKFLARYPSYPLSTEKTTISLDEVAVSLGVERRRIYDIVNVLESLHLVSRVAKNQYGWHGRHSLPKTLRTLQRLGEKQKYEEQMAHLQQRELDLMDYKFGDRKKDGYPDPQLLDFSELDYPSSSANSRKDKSLRIMSQKFVMLFLVSKTKIVTLDVAAKILIEESQDTPDHSKFKTKVRRLYDIANVLTSLALIEKVHVTEERGRKPAFKWIGPVDFSSSDEELVDVSASVLPELKRDTRDQIQVCAIEKLARHGSFNRVQASERIQRKVDSEPSSPSREEQGGFSLELGSLAAIYQQKIEDNSQEKAFESNRVMPPSSCLDPAAPFPIHSVDSEYGVNPLARQAFSMPQTDLQTLSMQNGLNAQGSVPLAAPDVESLKPAPLASQPLLYVPSTSLFMLYGSLPEGPSPGSEKDSRSSDISAAAEQSSTPSVQKRLSEERKPQGEEEPATKRQSRDYEDGPLSLVMPKKPSDSTDIASPKTLDNRGSVPLEDIHLNSQLCATKEFSGKTTANGFVSSEWGNPSRNTEIEKPSKDNEGTKEPSLLQYLYVQSPTGLNGFNVLLSGSQTPHAVGPPSGQLPSLSVPCMFLPSSALGPFPILYSPTMAGPVSSAPGTLPNTGPVNFGLPGFGSMAHLLISPAAMVNPKSSTLPSTDPQLQGPCSLHLSPVMSRSHNVSQPESPIYGGPPVSVVKVQQSSTPVTPKNIQHTPCETFFKTPGSLGDPVLRRESKQSRNTSSAQRRLEISSSGAD; encoded by the exons gaaaatatatttgttgatcCATCAAGGATGGCCCCAAAGACTCCAATCAAAAATGAACCGATTGACTTATCGAAGCAAAAAATCTTCACTCCAGAAAGGAATCCCATTACTCCAGTAAAGCTTGTGGACAGACAACAGGCAGAACCATGGACGCCCACAGCTAACCTGAAGATGCTCATCAGCGCTGCAAGCCCAGACATAAGAGACCGGGAGAAGAAAAAGGGGCTGTTCAGACCCATTGAGAACAAGGATAATGCATTTACAGACTCTCTGCAG CTTGATGTTGGGGACAGTGCTATGGACGTATTTCAAAAGCGAAGGCCaagcagaaagcagaaaagtTTAGGACTCCTGTGCCAGAAGTTTCTAGCTCGCTATCCAAGTTATCCCTTGTCAACTGAGAAAACTACCATCTCCCTAGATGAAGTTGCTGTCAGTCTTG GCGTTGAAAGGAGACGCATCTATGACATTGTAAATGTGCTGGAGTCGCTGCATCTGGTCAGCCGGGTGGCCAAGAATCAATATGGCTGGCACGGACGGCATAGCCTGCCAAAAACCCTGAGGACCCTCCAGAGACTtggagagaagcagaaatatGAAGAGCAAATGGCACACCTCCAACAGAGAGAGCTAGACCTGATGGATTACAAATTTGGAGACCGTAAAAAAGATGGCTATCCAGATCCCCAGTTACTGGATTTCTCTGAGCTCGACTATCCCTCTT CATCTGCAAACAGTAGAAAAGACAAGTCTCTGAGAATCATGAGCCAGAAATTCGTCATGCTGTTCCTTGTCTCTAAAACCAAGATTGTTACTCTTGATGTGGCTGCCAAAATACTGATAGAAGAAAGCCAAGATACACCGGACCacagtaaatttaaaa CAAAGGTACGACGCCTCTATGATATAGCCAATGTTCTGACGAGCTTGGCTCTGATTGAGAAGGTGCATGTAACAGAAGAGCGAGGCCGTAAACCAGCCTTCAAGTGGATCGGGCCTGTGGACTTCAGCTCCAGTG ATGAAGAACTAGTGGACGTTTCTGCATCTGTCTTACCAGAATTGAAAAGAGACACACGTGACCAGATTCAAGTCTGTGCAATAGAGAAACTGGCTCGACATGGTTCTTTCAACAGAGTTCAGGCTTCTGAGAGGATTCAGAGGAAAGTGGACTCAGAACCCAGCAGCCCTTCCAGAGAAGAACAAG GTGGCTTCTCCTTAGAACTTGGAAGTCTGGCAGCTATTTACCAACAGAAAATAGAAGACAATTCACA GGAGAAAGCCTTTGAGAGTAACAGAGTGATGCCTCCGTCAAGCTGCCTGGACCCCGCTGCTCCTTTCCCCATCCACTCTGTTGACTCAGAATATGGTGTGAATCCGTTAGCCCGCCAAGCATTCTCTATGCCACAAACAGACTTGCAGACCCTCTCCATGCAGAATGGTCTGAATGCACAAGGAAGTGTCCCACTTGCAGCCCCCGACGTGGAGAGTCTGAAGCCAGCCCCACTGGCCAGCCAGCCCTTGTTGTACGTGCCCTCCACCTCGCTGTTCATGCTGTATGGGAGCCTGCCCGAGGGACCGTCCCCAGGGTCAGAGAAGGACAGCAGAAGCTCAGACATCTCAGCAGCAGCAGAGCAGTCGTCCACACCCTCAGTTCAGAAGCGCCTCAGTGAGGAGAGAAAACCTCAGGGGGAGGAGGAGCCAGCCACTAAAAGACAAAGTAGGGACTACGAAGATGGCCCTCTGTCCCTTGTCATGCCCAAG AAACCCTCAGATTCCACAGATATTGCCTCTCCCAAGACCCTGGATAACAGAGGATCTGTGCCTCTCGAAGACATACACCTGAATAGCCAACTGTGTGCTACAAAGGAATTTTCAGGGAAGACTACAGCAAATGGCTTTGTTTCTTCTGAGTGGGGAAATCCTTCAAGAAATACAGAGATTGAAAAGCCTTCCAAAGACAACGAAGGCACCAAAGAGCCATCTTTGTTGCAGTATCTTTATGTGCAGTCACCGACTG GATTAAATGGTTTCAATGTGCTCTTATCTGGCAGTCAGACTCCCCATGCAGTGGGGCCACCTTCAGGTCAGCTGCCATCCCTCAGTGTTCCTTGCATGTTCTTACCATCGTCAGCACTGGGCCCCTTTCCTATTCTCTACTCTCCCACAATGGCTGGGCCAGTTTCCTCTGCTCCTGGCACTCTCCCAAACACAGGACCAGTGAATTTTGGCTTGCCTGGCTTCGGATCAATGGCTCATCTTCTCATCAGCCCTGCAGCCATGGTTAATCCAAAATCGTCGACACTCCCTTCCACAGACCCTCAGCTTCAGGGTCCATGCTCACTTCACCTGAGTCCGGTGATGTCAAGATCACACAATGTCAGCCAGCCGGAATCGCCCATTTATGGAGGCCCTCCAGTCTCTGTGGTAAAAGTACAACAG TCATCCACTCCAGTGACCCCCAAGAATATCCAACACACTCCCTGTGAGACATTCTTCAAGACACCTGGTAGCCTCGGAGACCCTGTCCttagaagagaaagtaaacaGTCTCGAAACACCAGCTCAGCACAGAGGAGACTTGAAATATCCAGCAGCGGAGCTGACTAA